A single genomic interval of Scylla paramamosain isolate STU-SP2022 chromosome 12, ASM3559412v1, whole genome shotgun sequence harbors:
- the LOC135105580 gene encoding cuticle protein AMP4-like yields MKLAIFACLLALALARPQSPGDAQTLRSENINEGNGVFQYNFETDNGIVVEASGTPNAEGSSDIAGTYRFPLGSGRFLEVTYSADQRGYRPSTRYVSQRK; encoded by the exons ATGAAGCTC GCCATCTTCGCTTGCCTGCTGGCTCTCGCCCTCGCCCGCCCCCAGTCCCCTGGGGACGCCCAGACTCTCCGCAGCGAGAACATCAACGAAGGCAACGGCGTCTTCCAGTACAACTTTGAGACAGACAACGGCATCGTGGTGGAGGCTAGCGGCACCCCCAACGCGGAGGGCAGCAGCGACATCGCGGGCACCTACAG aTTCCCTCTCGGCAGCGGACGGTTCCTCGAGGTGACCTACTCTGCCGACCAGAGAGGATACAGGCCCTCCACCAGGTACGTCAGCCAGAGGAAGTAA
- the LOC135106086 gene encoding cuticle protein AM1159-like: MMRFAAGAGPVLVLHRLMFLRQTLAPLRMRHMTALKWRLSYRLCVTDRFSLPAWSPPPPPAPQNIIDGGFVDSFEPQPIVILRDERQDSGDGNFNYVFETANGILEERTGTRGVFGQSNMQGTYRFTLPDGTLAEVRYIADENGFRAESPLIPTPHPLPAHAIEQIRIAEEQREQGITFEPQPFEQ; the protein is encoded by the exons ATGATGCGCTTCGCTGCTGGTGCAGGACCTGTGCTTGTGTTGCACAGACTCATGTTCCTAA GACAAACCTTAGCTCCGTTACGAATGAGACACATGACAGCACTCAAGTGGAGACTTTCTTATCGCCTCTGTGTGACGGACAGGTTCTCCTTGCCTGCCtggtcgccgccgccgccgcccgcccctCAGAACATCATTGATGGCGGCTTCGTGGACTCCTTTGAGCCACAGCCCATCGTCATCCTGAGGGACGAGCGTCAGGACAGTGGTGACGGCAACTTCAATTACGTGTTTGAGACAGCGAACGGCATCCTGGAGGAGAGGACTGGTACCCGCGGCGTCTTCGGCCAGAGCAATATGCAGGGCACCTACAG GTTCACTCTCCCTGACGGCACCCTGGCTGAGGTCCGCTACATCGCTGACGAGAATGGCTTCCGCGCTGAGTCCCCTCTGATCCCCACGCCCCACCCTCTTCCCGCCCACGCCATCGAGCAGATCCGCATCGCCGAGGAGCAGCGCGAGCAGGGCATCACCTTCGAGCCTCAGCCTTTTGAGCAATAA